A genome region from Nitrospira sp. includes the following:
- a CDS encoding carboxypeptidase M32 produces MKTLATLEPLTTRLLEIRRIQSAAAVLSWDQETYMPAGGGAARAEQIATLEGLAHQKLVSAELEALLTEWIDPSTGQAAESWDEPSRSLLRETWRDFSRGKKLPSDFVIRLSRECSLAQQAWVSAREENRFAKFLPSLNTILGLKREEAEYLGYRDSPYDALLDAYEPGATIAQLTPLFAQLRGRLVPLLQRVQASRVTIDDRCLHQSFDQAKQVEFGRLVLTAMGYDFDRGRLDLSAHPFTTSFHPTDVRVTTRVFERDLPSCLFSCIHEGGHGLYDQGLDPRYYGTPLGESVSLGFHESQSRLWENCVGRSRAFWHCFYPILQHTFPQQLADVPLDRFYAAINRASPSLIRVEADELTYNLHIMLRVEIEQALIEGRAQPDDLPSLWNEKMRSYLGIVPERDAEGVLQDVHWSMGAFGYFPTYTLGNLYSVQFFEQAQQELPQLDEDMRAGHLLPLRRWLEQKIHRWGRMFTPDHLARRVTGGGVNPEPFLRYLDAKYTELYRL; encoded by the coding sequence CTGGCGACATTGGAACCGTTGACAACACGTTTGCTGGAAATTCGGCGCATCCAAAGCGCGGCCGCGGTACTCTCCTGGGACCAGGAAACATATATGCCCGCTGGCGGCGGAGCGGCACGCGCGGAGCAAATCGCGACGCTGGAAGGCCTCGCTCACCAGAAGCTCGTGTCCGCCGAGCTCGAAGCACTGCTGACCGAATGGATCGATCCCTCGACCGGACAGGCCGCCGAGAGTTGGGATGAACCTTCCCGGTCTCTGTTGCGAGAAACCTGGCGCGACTTCAGTCGGGGCAAGAAACTTCCATCCGACTTTGTGATCCGCCTCAGCCGCGAATGTTCCTTGGCTCAGCAGGCCTGGGTGAGCGCCCGAGAAGAGAATCGCTTTGCGAAGTTCTTGCCGTCGCTGAACACGATCCTCGGCCTCAAGCGTGAGGAGGCTGAGTACCTCGGATACCGAGATTCACCCTACGATGCCCTCCTTGATGCGTATGAGCCTGGTGCCACCATCGCCCAACTGACACCGCTGTTCGCGCAACTTCGTGGACGCCTCGTCCCGCTCTTACAGCGCGTTCAAGCCAGCCGCGTCACCATCGACGACCGTTGCCTGCACCAGAGCTTCGACCAGGCCAAACAGGTCGAGTTCGGGCGGCTGGTGCTGACCGCCATGGGCTACGACTTCGACCGCGGGCGCCTCGACCTCTCGGCTCATCCGTTCACGACCTCTTTTCATCCGACCGATGTCCGGGTGACGACACGGGTCTTCGAGAGAGATCTGCCCTCGTGCCTGTTTAGTTGCATCCATGAAGGGGGCCACGGCCTGTACGATCAAGGCTTAGACCCTCGGTACTATGGCACTCCCCTGGGCGAGTCCGTGTCACTCGGCTTTCACGAAAGCCAGTCTCGCCTCTGGGAAAATTGTGTCGGCCGCTCCCGTGCGTTCTGGCACTGCTTCTACCCGATACTGCAGCACACGTTCCCGCAACAGTTGGCGGATGTGCCCCTCGACCGGTTCTACGCCGCCATCAACCGGGCCAGCCCCTCGCTGATTCGCGTCGAAGCCGACGAATTAACCTATAATTTACACATCATGTTACGCGTCGAGATTGAACAGGCCCTTATTGAGGGGCGGGCACAACCCGATGATCTGCCTAGCCTCTGGAATGAGAAAATGCGGTCGTATTTGGGTATCGTGCCGGAACGGGACGCCGAGGGTGTCCTGCAAGATGTACATTGGTCCATGGGCGCCTTCGGCTACTTTCCGACCTACACTCTGGGAAACCTCTATTCCGTGCAGTTCTTTGAACAGGCACAGCAGGAACTTCCACAACTGGACGAGGACATGCGGGCAGGACACCTTCTCCCACTCCGACGGTGGCTCGAACAGAAAATCCACCGGTGGGGACGCATGTTCACCCCTGATCATCTGGCTCGCCGCGTCACCGGCGGTGGGGTAAACCCGGAACCGTTTCTACGCTACCTCGACGCGAAATACACGGAGTTATACCGACTCTGA